The Amaranthus tricolor cultivar Red isolate AtriRed21 chromosome 6, ASM2621246v1, whole genome shotgun sequence genome has a segment encoding these proteins:
- the LOC130816018 gene encoding S-protein homolog 6-like, with protein sequence MVVTFINIEYGLGWGLFKATYHVIIGNGLNDNLWVHCKSGDSDLKLQKLPKNGNFSWDVKAGWSVGVQRLYFCGLTWNHHGKKVFDAFVDDQQFVDTKCGGRHCYWKALDDGIYLYHGYKRKFRKMYAWDKL encoded by the coding sequence atggttgttacttttattaatattgaatatgGTTTAGGTTGGGGTTTATTCAAAGCAACTTATCATGTAATAATTGGGAATGGATTAAATGACAATTTGTGGGTACATTGTAAATCTGGTGATTCTGATCTTAAGCTTCAGAAACTTCCTAAAAATGGAAACTTTTCATGGGATGTTAAAGCTGGTTGGTCAGTTGGAGTTCAACGTTTATATTTCTGTGGTCTTACATGGAATCATCATGGGAAGAAGGTGTTTGATGCATTTGTGGATGATCAACAATTTGTTGATACAAAATGTGGTGGACGTCATTGTTATTGGAAAGCACTTGATGATGGTATTTATTTGTATCATGGATATAAAAGAAAGTTCCGCAAAATGTATGCTTGGGATAAATTGTAA